In Oscillatoria acuminata PCC 6304, a single window of DNA contains:
- a CDS encoding SBBP repeat-containing protein, producing MMMDDTNSTAALGLIETGLEVNFGLISGVENSQPSGWDESVLISGFNPAVAPLNAPLVPGESDLGILGSDRLLLDEAMATPDLAFPQSQGDPLVGFTTPIGEINPSFGNLPLSFIPLENGPGTPQFQVAGAGHTIQFAQDGLLLTSSQQTPEGPVNATVQLQFIGANSHPEISGLNPLPGVANFFMGNNSSQWVSNVPTYSGVSYNELYPGIHLFYNGIEGQLKRDFIVEPGVNPDQIRLNYSGITGLDIREDGALILQTALGELIETAPVIYQEIDGNRIAISGGYRLLGDGLVGFEIGDYDPNYTLVIDPVLEYSSYLGGSQSDRGFDVALDQVGNIYIAGITQSANFPNLGGLQSANAGESDVFITKLDPTGTTILFSTYFGGSGTEASEEGANVSLRVDNAGNIYLSGNTNSTDLPTTAGTIQTALSGEQDTFVAKFNNSGTELIYSTYLGGTGIETNWDMTLDNQGQIYLTGVTSSTDFPLVNAAQNTFGGIGAFSFGDVFVSKLNPTGTELVYSTYLGGSEDDGALAIAVDESGSAYVAGYTASPNFPISPGAFQTQFNGAFLDAFVTKLDPSGSTIEYSTYLGGSGEVDGDYITGIAVDNEGNAYLAGYTDSEDFPTTPGAFQPSFGGGLYDSFVTKLNPTGTGLVYSTFLGGSEMDFSGPIALDSLGNVYIAGNTDSPDFPTVNALQPSFSGVADAFITQLNPQGSEAIYSTFFGGSQRDFILGMVPDDAGNIYVTGGTRSPDFPITTGAIQSAKLEEALDGFIAKISNPNLTVSPAYQTSIEFIRNLQLDLQSLFFDEGFYLATNPDVATAVNNGSVASAFVHYTNFGQFEGRNPSQLFDEQAYLAQNSDVSAAKTSGGIDSGFAHFIQFGFLEGRAPISLTFNPGFYLQTNPDVAAAVNQDIFPNALAHYLIFGHREGRRI from the coding sequence ATGATGATGGATGATACGAATAGTACCGCCGCACTCGGGTTAATTGAAACTGGACTAGAGGTTAATTTCGGCTTGATTTCCGGGGTAGAAAATTCACAGCCTTCCGGTTGGGATGAGTCGGTGCTTATTTCCGGGTTTAATCCGGCAGTCGCCCCTTTAAATGCTCCTCTCGTTCCCGGGGAATCAGACTTAGGAATCTTGGGAAGCGATCGCCTCCTGCTGGACGAAGCAATGGCAACTCCCGACTTGGCATTCCCCCAATCTCAAGGCGATCCACTCGTCGGGTTCACCACCCCCATCGGCGAAATTAATCCCTCCTTTGGCAACCTGCCATTAAGTTTTATTCCCCTAGAAAACGGACCCGGAACCCCGCAATTCCAGGTAGCCGGTGCCGGACATACGATTCAATTCGCCCAGGATGGATTGTTATTAACCTCCTCCCAACAAACCCCCGAAGGGCCTGTCAATGCTACAGTCCAATTGCAATTTATTGGGGCCAATTCTCACCCAGAAATATCGGGCTTAAACCCCTTACCCGGTGTTGCTAACTTTTTCATGGGAAATAATTCGAGCCAATGGGTGAGTAATGTTCCTACTTATAGCGGAGTTAGTTATAACGAATTATATCCGGGCATTCACTTGTTTTACAATGGCATAGAAGGGCAGTTAAAGCGTGACTTTATCGTAGAACCAGGGGTCAATCCCGACCAAATTCGGCTCAATTATAGTGGGATTACGGGCTTAGATATCCGGGAAGATGGGGCATTGATTTTGCAAACGGCATTAGGGGAATTAATTGAAACTGCACCTGTCATTTATCAAGAGATTGACGGCAATCGGATTGCCATATCTGGGGGATATCGCTTGCTAGGGGATGGATTAGTGGGGTTTGAAATCGGGGATTATGACCCCAACTATACTCTAGTGATTGACCCAGTGTTAGAATACTCTAGTTATCTCGGGGGTAGCCAGAGCGATCGGGGATTTGATGTGGCGTTAGATCAAGTGGGGAATATTTATATTGCTGGAATTACTCAATCGGCTAATTTTCCTAACCTCGGAGGACTCCAATCTGCTAATGCCGGAGAAAGTGATGTATTTATCACCAAACTCGACCCCACGGGAACCACAATTCTTTTTTCTACTTACTTTGGAGGCAGTGGCACAGAAGCATCGGAGGAAGGTGCTAATGTTTCTCTCCGAGTCGATAATGCTGGGAATATTTATCTTTCCGGTAATACCAATTCCACAGATTTACCCACCACAGCGGGAACGATTCAAACCGCTTTATCTGGAGAGCAAGATACCTTTGTTGCCAAATTCAATAACAGTGGAACCGAACTGATTTACTCCACCTATTTAGGCGGAACTGGCATAGAAACGAACTGGGATATGACCCTAGATAATCAGGGTCAAATTTACCTGACTGGCGTCACCAGTTCCACGGATTTTCCCTTAGTCAATGCGGCTCAAAATACCTTTGGGGGGATCGGCGCATTCTCCTTTGGAGATGTATTTGTAAGTAAACTTAATCCCACGGGAACCGAGTTGGTTTATTCCACCTATTTAGGCGGGAGTGAAGATGATGGCGCTTTGGCGATCGCCGTTGATGAAAGTGGCAGCGCTTATGTTGCCGGATATACCGCTTCCCCGAATTTTCCCATCAGTCCCGGTGCTTTTCAGACTCAATTTAATGGTGCTTTTCTGGATGCCTTTGTCACCAAACTCGACCCCAGCGGATCGACGATAGAATATTCAACCTACCTCGGGGGTTCCGGTGAAGTCGATGGGGATTATATCACGGGAATTGCTGTTGATAATGAGGGGAATGCTTATCTGGCCGGATATACGGATTCTGAAGATTTTCCCACCACTCCCGGGGCATTTCAGCCCAGTTTTGGCGGGGGATTATATGACTCCTTTGTGACGAAACTCAATCCCACCGGAACTGGGTTAGTCTACTCGACATTTTTGGGGGGAAGCGAAATGGACTTCAGTGGACCGATCGCCCTCGATAGTCTGGGAAATGTTTATATTGCCGGGAATACCGACTCCCCCGACTTTCCCACGGTTAATGCTCTCCAACCCTCGTTTTCTGGGGTTGCCGATGCATTTATTACCCAACTCAATCCCCAAGGGTCTGAGGCCATTTATTCCACCTTCTTCGGAGGCAGTCAACGAGATTTTATCCTCGGAATGGTTCCTGATGATGCCGGAAATATTTATGTCACTGGCGGGACGCGATCGCCTGATTTTCCCATCACAACCGGGGCGATTCAAAGTGCTAAACTAGAAGAAGCTCTGGATGGATTTATTGCTAAAATTAGCAACCCCAATCTCACAGTTTCTCCCGCCTATCAAACCTCGATTGAGTTTATCCGTAACCTCCAACTCGATCTCCAGTCGTTGTTCTTTGATGAAGGTTTCTATTTAGCAACTAACCCTGATGTGGCAACGGCGGTTAACAATGGTAGCGTAGCCAGTGCCTTTGTCCATTATACCAACTTTGGACAATTTGAAGGCCGAAATCCTAGTCAATTATTTGACGAACAGGCTTATCTGGCTCAAAATTCTGATGTATCGGCAGCCAAAACCAGTGGGGGAATTGACAGTGGTTTTGCTCATTTCATCCAGTTTGGTTTCTTAGAAGGACGGGCTCCAATTTCTTTAACCTTTAACCCCGGATTCTATTTACAAACTAACCCCGATGTTGCTGCTGCGGTTAATCAAGACATTTTCCCGAATGCATTAGCTCATTACCTAATTTTTGGGCATCGTGAAGGTCGCCGAATCTAA
- a CDS encoding HlyD family efflux transporter periplasmic adaptor subunit has translation MLSDPNQNLLPIAKSDEFLPPLSGWNTLGGLFLVGTVAAGVTMAAIAEYPITVKVPATIRLTGEVKIVQAAVEGTIKRIEVRENQEISQGSVIAILDDSQLQIQKVQNENNLQNIQQQIAQINAQIQAIDRQMMAETERSTRTVASGQAELSRQQRDYQDRQANTILEVEEALANLRVIEQELAQARSELKAELATLNQLISSLNTGVFQASQYRMDFNENLDNIKTLSKQQFEQIAQDSPVESAANVRKERENLSQMQSELRSAQADLTGIERALDAAQLKRDRHQNLLDTGAISRQVFEEFQLLFDQQTQALAAQTARIESYQTGMKQQEQVIAGAEARLHNELAEVQLIVEQQKQAVAAQKARVETQKQAIAREEQAVAAAQSKVQRARTALNPNDSPVAIAREQIEGDQATGLLRIAELTQQRAALIQQKIDQDNQGKFLEQELEQIQRQIQQKVIEAPEFGKILQLNLRNPGQVVRIGEEIAQISPIQAPLVAKAWVPSSEISQVETGQNVHLRIEACPHSEYGTLLGKVSAISPDTISGDNRSFNSSLNQPKLNSSVANSYYETTIELQQIYLTQKSRMGANHSESSPVNSGERNDQHCSIQPGMQARADIVSKTETFLNFILRTSRIKLGN, from the coding sequence ATGTTGAGTGATCCGAACCAAAATCTACTTCCCATCGCTAAAAGCGACGAATTTTTACCGCCATTAAGTGGTTGGAATACCCTAGGCGGCTTATTTTTAGTGGGGACAGTGGCGGCAGGGGTCACGATGGCGGCGATCGCGGAATATCCGATTACGGTTAAAGTCCCGGCCACCATCCGTCTCACCGGAGAAGTCAAAATCGTTCAAGCTGCTGTAGAGGGAACCATAAAACGGATTGAAGTCCGGGAAAATCAGGAAATTAGTCAAGGGTCAGTGATCGCCATCTTGGATGATTCTCAACTGCAAATCCAAAAAGTTCAGAATGAGAATAACTTACAGAACATTCAACAACAAATCGCTCAAATCAATGCTCAAATTCAGGCGATTGACCGCCAGATGATGGCTGAAACGGAGCGCAGCACCCGGACTGTCGCTTCCGGCCAAGCTGAACTCAGCCGTCAGCAAAGAGACTATCAAGACCGCCAAGCCAATACCATTTTAGAAGTGGAAGAAGCCTTAGCCAACCTGCGAGTTATTGAACAAGAATTAGCCCAAGCTCGGTCTGAACTCAAAGCAGAATTGGCTACTTTAAATCAGTTAATTTCTTCTCTAAATACGGGGGTGTTTCAAGCATCTCAATATCGAATGGATTTCAACGAAAATCTAGATAATATCAAAACTCTCTCTAAACAGCAATTTGAACAAATTGCTCAAGATTCTCCTGTAGAGTCGGCAGCTAATGTCAGGAAAGAACGGGAGAATTTATCTCAAATGCAGTCTGAACTCAGGTCCGCCCAGGCGGATTTAACGGGGATTGAAAGGGCCTTAGACGCTGCTCAGTTAAAGCGCGATCGCCATCAAAATTTACTGGACACTGGAGCAATTTCTCGTCAAGTGTTTGAAGAATTCCAGCTTTTATTTGACCAACAAACTCAGGCATTAGCTGCCCAAACTGCCCGGATAGAGTCCTATCAAACAGGGATGAAACAGCAAGAACAGGTGATTGCTGGAGCCGAAGCCAGACTGCACAATGAATTAGCTGAAGTGCAATTGATTGTTGAGCAGCAAAAACAAGCCGTAGCCGCCCAAAAGGCTAGGGTAGAGACTCAAAAACAAGCGATCGCCCGGGAAGAACAAGCCGTTGCTGCCGCCCAATCTAAAGTACAACGTGCTAGAACTGCACTCAATCCCAATGATTCTCCAGTGGCGATCGCCCGAGAACAGATAGAAGGAGACCAGGCGACTGGGCTGTTGAGAATTGCCGAACTGACTCAACAACGAGCCGCCTTAATTCAACAAAAAATTGACCAGGATAATCAAGGGAAATTTTTGGAACAAGAACTCGAACAAATCCAGCGACAAATTCAGCAAAAAGTGATTGAAGCTCCAGAATTCGGCAAAATTCTTCAGCTTAACTTGAGAAATCCAGGACAAGTCGTCCGAATTGGGGAAGAAATTGCCCAAATTTCGCCGATTCAAGCCCCCCTAGTGGCTAAAGCCTGGGTTCCCTCTTCCGAGATTAGTCAAGTAGAAACGGGACAGAATGTTCACCTTAGAATTGAGGCTTGTCCTCATTCAGAATATGGAACCCTTCTGGGGAAAGTATCGGCAATTTCACCGGATACGATTTCTGGAGACAATCGAAGTTTTAATTCGAGCTTGAATCAACCGAAATTGAATTCATCTGTCGCCAATTCTTATTATGAAACCACCATAGAATTGCAGCAAATTTATTTAACTCAAAAATCGAGGATGGGCGCTAATCATTCAGAATCCTCCCCTGTGAATTCTGGAGAACGGAACGACCAACATTGTTCCATTCAACCGGGAATGCAAGCCCGGGCGGATATAGTTTCTAAAACTGAAACTTTTTTAAACTTCATTCTCCGCACATCTCGAATCAAACTGGGAAATTAG
- a CDS encoding mersacidin/lichenicidin family type 2 lantibiotic — MFENIDVVRAWKDSDYRDSLTQDQRDRLPENPAGLIELSDEDMSSIAGGHPTVRPTTCSCCGSAALTA; from the coding sequence ATGTTTGAAAACATTGATGTAGTAAGGGCTTGGAAAGACTCAGACTATCGCGATAGTCTAACTCAGGACCAACGCGATCGCTTACCGGAGAACCCGGCTGGGTTAATTGAACTCTCTGACGAAGATATGTCTTCGATCGCCGGTGGACATCCCACGGTCAGACCCACAACCTGCTCCTGCTGTGGAAGTGCTGCGTTGACCGCCTAA
- a CDS encoding peptidase domain-containing ABC transporter: MDKKLIPLPGIIHWKGNHWVVLYGRRGQKYVVADPAFGLRYLSSQEITAGWMNNVMLLLETRSDFYQLLDDRGKMSGYRRLLERLWHHRSLLGRSLLFNLTIGCLSLTTPFLLQVLTDDVLVRGDTQLLNVMIKAVLVMHIISSGLNLAQSHLVTYLAQRLELDLMLEFGRAILSLPLTYYETHRSGEVSSRLLDIREVNQLISRVGLILPSQLLIAVASVTFMVIYSRVLTLVALGIAAVIALGMVCFLSYLQQRTRNLLAFAAETQGILVETFKGALALKTIQAAPQLWAEFQGRYGRQAHLTFRVMNAVIVIQVFSGFLALSGETLLLWMGSHLVINQQLSIGQLLGFNALNLNLILLMTSLVSFVPQVTRTQAATERLMDVIEAQSEPNEEIKPTAKLAADAPVICQNLTFHHPGRVELLKDFSLTIPGGKAIAIIGKSGCGKSTLAKLIAGLYQPSSGTIRIEPYNLTDLSWDCVRQQVVLVPQDAHFWSRSILDNFHLGSLPVSFEQIVTACQIAQADEFISKLPNKYHTILGEFAMNLSGGQRQRLAIARGIVTDPPLLILDESTAGLDPVSEADVLDRLLSSRHQKTTILISHRPRVIERADWIIWLDEGRVKLQGTPGDILAQSGDRCDFLIP, encoded by the coding sequence GTGGATAAAAAACTGATTCCTTTACCGGGAATTATTCATTGGAAAGGCAATCATTGGGTTGTGCTGTATGGGCGGCGGGGTCAAAAATATGTGGTAGCAGACCCGGCTTTTGGCCTGCGCTATTTATCCTCCCAAGAAATTACAGCAGGCTGGATGAATAACGTAATGCTTCTGCTGGAAACCCGGAGCGATTTTTATCAGTTGCTCGATGATCGCGGTAAAATGAGCGGCTATAGACGCTTACTTGAGCGGTTATGGCATCACCGCAGTCTTTTAGGCCGGAGTTTGTTATTTAACCTAACGATTGGTTGTCTTTCTCTGACAACTCCTTTTCTGTTGCAAGTCCTCACCGATGATGTCTTAGTTCGCGGGGATACTCAATTGCTCAATGTGATGATTAAAGCAGTTTTAGTCATGCATATCATCAGTAGCGGCTTGAATTTAGCCCAATCCCATTTAGTCACTTATTTAGCCCAACGCTTAGAACTCGATTTAATGTTAGAATTTGGGCGGGCAATTCTCAGCTTACCCCTGACTTACTATGAAACCCACCGCAGTGGGGAAGTCTCTAGTCGGTTACTGGATATTCGAGAAGTTAATCAACTGATTTCTCGCGTGGGTTTAATTCTCCCCAGCCAGTTGTTAATTGCAGTGGCTTCCGTGACATTTATGGTAATTTATAGTCGGGTTCTGACTTTAGTCGCCCTGGGAATCGCCGCAGTGATCGCCTTGGGGATGGTCTGTTTTTTATCGTATCTTCAGCAAAGAACCCGAAATTTATTGGCCTTTGCCGCAGAAACTCAAGGGATTTTGGTCGAAACATTTAAAGGAGCTTTGGCTCTCAAAACCATTCAGGCAGCGCCCCAATTATGGGCCGAATTTCAAGGGCGCTATGGTCGCCAAGCTCATTTGACTTTTCGGGTGATGAATGCGGTGATTGTTATCCAGGTTTTTTCAGGATTTTTGGCTTTATCGGGGGAAACTCTCTTGCTTTGGATGGGGAGTCATTTGGTGATTAATCAGCAATTAAGTATTGGGCAATTGTTAGGATTTAATGCTTTGAATTTGAATCTGATTTTGTTAATGACCAGTCTGGTGAGTTTCGTTCCCCAAGTCACCCGCACTCAGGCGGCAACGGAACGGTTGATGGATGTGATAGAAGCGCAATCAGAACCGAATGAAGAGATAAAACCTACGGCAAAATTGGCGGCGGATGCGCCGGTGATTTGCCAGAATTTAACGTTTCATCATCCAGGACGAGTGGAGTTGCTCAAAGACTTTTCGCTGACCATACCGGGAGGCAAGGCGATCGCCATTATTGGCAAGTCCGGTTGTGGAAAAAGTACCTTAGCCAAATTGATTGCCGGTTTATATCAGCCCTCATCGGGAACCATTCGGATTGAACCTTATAATTTGACGGATTTATCCTGGGATTGCGTCCGGCAACAGGTGGTTTTGGTTCCGCAAGATGCTCACTTTTGGAGTCGTTCTATTTTAGATAACTTTCACTTGGGTTCGCTGCCGGTATCCTTTGAGCAAATTGTCACCGCTTGCCAAATTGCCCAGGCGGATGAATTTATTAGTAAACTTCCGAATAAATATCATACAATTTTAGGGGAATTTGCCATGAATTTGTCTGGGGGACAGCGACAAAGATTAGCGATCGCCAGGGGAATTGTCACCGACCCTCCCCTGCTGATTTTAGATGAATCCACCGCCGGACTCGACCCGGTAAGTGAGGCGGATGTTCTTGATCGCCTGTTGTCCTCTCGCCACCAAAAAACCACGATTTTAATTAGTCATCGTCCTCGGGTGATTGAGCGCGCTGACTGGATTATCTGGCTGGATGAGGGTCGCGTCAAACTCCAGGGCACTCCTGGGGATATTCTCGCTCAATCGGGCGATCGCTGCGATTTCTTGATTCCCTAG
- a CDS encoding IS1182 family transposase: MRPPLWHPPVELSDSEQVIINRIKKAKLFTFLRLNRLFIFDDEFQEELNTIFKDSTMGNCPVAPAQLALATILQAYMGISDEEVIEELVMDLRWQLALNCLNCEKPPFSKATLIRFRSALIKKGFDQRLIDRTVDIAKLKGGFGSANLRAALDSSPLWGAGKVEDTYNLLGHALRKALSIIASQQGWGLAEIANEAGADFVNSSSLKAALDLNWDDPAESQKALSTILKSLNSVEEWIQQQSNPDEIEEAQAPLQVARLIESQNVTLDTMGVPKLAKGVAKDRRISIEDPDMRHGRKSRSQKINGYKRHILKDLDIGVIRAVAVTRANTPEAAATVDLEVDLKRQQVQLNELHIDRAYLSSHWVKERSEQLQIFCKAWPVRNSGRFDKNAFVFDWDNQVISCPNQVIMPFEPGKIVHFPKPECAACPLRERCTTSKNGRSISIHPDEGLMQELRQRQSTSSGRAQLRERTSVEHSLAHVGQWQDKRARYIGQRKNLFDLRRVAVVHNLHVIARMNEVLPIQQAAL, translated from the coding sequence ATGCGTCCTCCTTTGTGGCACCCGCCAGTAGAGCTATCAGATTCAGAACAGGTAATTATTAATCGCATCAAAAAAGCCAAGCTTTTTACTTTTCTTCGCCTGAACCGTCTGTTCATATTCGATGATGAGTTTCAAGAAGAACTAAACACCATTTTTAAAGACAGTACAATGGGCAACTGTCCCGTCGCACCAGCCCAATTGGCCTTAGCCACTATTCTCCAAGCTTATATGGGTATTTCTGACGAGGAAGTGATTGAAGAGCTAGTCATGGACCTACGATGGCAATTAGCTCTGAATTGTCTGAACTGCGAAAAACCCCCATTCAGTAAAGCCACTTTAATAAGATTCAGAAGCGCCTTAATTAAAAAAGGCTTTGACCAACGTTTAATTGACCGGACTGTAGACATTGCCAAGCTCAAAGGAGGTTTTGGTTCGGCTAACTTAAGAGCTGCATTAGATTCCTCTCCTTTATGGGGTGCAGGTAAAGTTGAAGATACCTATAATCTCTTGGGTCATGCTCTGCGTAAGGCATTGAGCATAATAGCTAGTCAGCAGGGGTGGGGGCTGGCAGAAATTGCCAATGAAGCGGGAGCGGATTTTGTCAATAGTTCCAGCTTAAAAGCCGCATTAGATTTAAATTGGGATGACCCAGCCGAAAGCCAAAAGGCATTATCAACCATACTAAAGAGCCTCAATTCTGTAGAAGAATGGATACAACAGCAGTCTAATCCTGATGAAATAGAAGAGGCACAAGCTCCTCTCCAGGTTGCCCGATTGATTGAATCCCAAAATGTGACATTAGACACAATGGGAGTGCCGAAGCTGGCCAAAGGGGTTGCTAAGGACCGACGCATTTCCATTGAAGACCCAGATATGCGGCATGGCCGAAAAAGCCGTTCTCAAAAAATAAATGGTTATAAACGCCATATTCTTAAAGATTTAGATATAGGGGTAATTCGGGCTGTGGCTGTAACCCGTGCTAATACACCAGAAGCTGCTGCCACTGTTGACTTAGAAGTTGACTTAAAAAGACAACAGGTTCAGTTAAATGAACTCCATATCGACCGAGCTTATTTATCGAGTCATTGGGTAAAAGAACGCTCCGAACAATTACAGATATTTTGTAAAGCGTGGCCGGTAAGAAACTCAGGACGATTTGATAAAAACGCCTTTGTTTTTGACTGGGATAACCAGGTAATTAGTTGTCCAAATCAAGTTATTATGCCGTTTGAACCCGGTAAGATCGTTCATTTTCCTAAACCGGAGTGTGCTGCTTGTCCCCTGAGAGAACGCTGTACTACGAGTAAGAATGGCCGCAGCATATCTATCCATCCCGATGAAGGATTGATGCAGGAATTACGTCAGCGTCAATCTACCTCAAGCGGTCGCGCTCAACTGAGGGAGAGAACGTCTGTAGAACACTCTCTGGCTCATGTCGGACAGTGGCAGGACAAACGTGCCCGTTATATTGGACAGCGCAAAAACCTCTTCGACCTCAGACGAGTGGCTGTTGTCCATAATCTTCATGTCATTGCTCGAATGAATGAGGTTTTACCAATACAACAGGCCGCACTGTAG
- a CDS encoding cysteine peptidase family C39 domain-containing protein translates to MKKYPVILQHNEEDCGAACLATVSSAYGKKFSIKRTREAAGTGQLGTTLLNLKQGAQTLGFNARGVRVPLGRRFSTRA, encoded by the coding sequence ATGAAAAAATACCCGGTAATTTTGCAACACAATGAAGAAGATTGTGGGGCGGCTTGTTTAGCCACGGTTTCCTCTGCCTATGGCAAAAAATTTTCCATTAAACGGACCAGAGAAGCTGCCGGAACTGGACAACTCGGCACCACCTTATTAAATTTGAAACAAGGGGCACAAACCCTGGGATTTAATGCCCGGGGAGTTCGCGTTCCCCTAGGGCGTCGGTTCAGTACCCGAGCTTGA